In Mixta intestinalis, the following are encoded in one genomic region:
- the cyaY gene encoding iron donor protein CyaY translates to MNDSEFHQLADSLMLTLEEQLDAWDGDSDIDYEIHAGIMTLSFENGSKIIINRQEPLHQVWLATKGGGYHFDYRDGQWICNRSGGNFWQLLSEACSAQAGEPVVLR, encoded by the coding sequence ATGAATGACAGTGAATTTCACCAGCTGGCAGATAGCCTGATGCTGACGCTTGAGGAACAGCTCGACGCCTGGGATGGTGATAGCGATATCGATTATGAAATCCATGCCGGTATCATGACGCTCAGCTTCGAGAACGGCAGCAAAATTATTATTAACCGTCAGGAACCTCTGCATCAGGTTTGGCTGGCAACCAAAGGCGGCGGTTACCACTTTGACTATCGCGACGGCCAATGGATCTGTAACCGCAGCGGCGGCAATTTCTGGCAGCTGCTGTCAGAAGCCTGTAGCGCCCAGGCGGGCGAGCCGGTGGTGTTGCGTTGA
- a CDS encoding DUF4056 domain-containing protein has translation MSKRDDIIDPWAPRSREYGLVYSEILGWIDLGHARGDDITDCLGQMQRGEASGQPYYLVKYRQTMSLESFSTGRCSRWNIKRGRSLAERHSITLALMMETAIAFENWQSMPFFSWYTDSGFSAEDLVSDLLGFYKVVKPQNYWPWLKIVSKEAAVRRWDYYGALGGFKNRGFNPLLFPDPADTRVPHIPYKGRLPNFMMSLRPFTRFDSDIVRRIDAGTQVTVGWNVKKK, from the coding sequence ATGAGCAAACGTGACGATATTATTGACCCATGGGCACCAAGGTCCAGAGAGTACGGGCTGGTCTATTCGGAAATTTTAGGCTGGATAGATTTAGGACACGCGCGCGGGGATGATATAACGGATTGCCTTGGACAAATGCAGAGAGGCGAGGCCAGTGGGCAACCCTATTATCTGGTTAAGTATCGGCAAACGATGTCGTTAGAATCATTTAGTACCGGTCGCTGTTCGCGCTGGAATATCAAACGCGGGCGATCGCTTGCCGAAAGGCATAGCATTACGCTGGCGCTGATGATGGAAACGGCGATTGCGTTTGAGAACTGGCAGTCGATGCCCTTTTTTAGCTGGTACACCGACAGCGGCTTCAGCGCAGAAGATTTGGTTTCCGATCTGTTGGGCTTTTATAAAGTCGTGAAGCCGCAAAATTACTGGCCGTGGCTGAAAATCGTCAGTAAAGAGGCGGCGGTCCGGCGCTGGGACTACTATGGCGCGCTGGGCGGTTTTAAAAACAGAGGATTTAATCCGCTGCTGTTTCCGGATCCCGCTGATACACGTGTTCCTCATATTCCTTATAAAGGCAGGCTGCCAAATTTTATGATGTCGCTCAGACCATTTACCCGGTTTGATTCTGATATCGTTCGTCGTATCGACGCCGGAACGCAGGTCACCGTCGGATGGAACGTTAAGAAAAAATGA